In Candidatus Hydrogenedentota bacterium, one genomic interval encodes:
- the polA gene encoding DNA polymerase I yields MTDKIYLIDGMAFAFRSFYAIRADLTDAKGRPTNAVYGFARVLLKLLREHDPAYVAVVLDAPGETFRDQMYAAYKSTRRETPPALLSQFPMIRELAEAMNITTLCVPGVEADDVIGTLARQAEAQGLDAVIVSGDKDLLQLVSDRVVVYDPGKGDAGAWLKREQVVERFGVGPEHVPDALALIGDTADNVPGVRGIGEKTAKTLLAKYGSLDNLYAHLEELKGKQKERLAEDRDQAYFSRELVTVRIDVPLDACIADCRRRPPQPDRIIEVFGALEFHSLVNEILPDTSKESKNEQDYRLVLTEAELDRALAEMRAAGEFAIDTETTSTDPMRAELVGVSLSAKEGTAYYIPVGHTPEALCRQRDPDDLTSIEQLTPAPRKTVLERLRPLLADSAFGKIGHNIKYDLVVLARAGAPMNGIAMDTMVASYLTDPSRLRHNLNEVSLQYLQRKLIPITDLIGKGSKTITFDHVSVDRACEYACEDADMALRLAAVFRPLLRERQLGSLFDNVELPLIRVLARMEQRGVALDLNLFAALREEMEMRLGALEREIVELAGEPFNINSPKQLQEILFGKLGLRPGRKTKTGFSTDVEVLEELAREHPLPEKVLEYRTLEKLRGTYVDALPKLVHPETGRVHTSFNQAVAATGRLSSSEPNLQNIPVRTEIGRRIREGFVPGGKDMCLISADYSQIELRILAHLSADKNLRDAFFADADIHRDTAARVFGVAPERVTPEMRRQAKAVNFGVVYGISPFGLARNLGIAQTDAARFIDAYFAQYPQVRAWLEATIEQARADGYVTTLLQRRRYLPELQSGDMNTRRAAERAAINTPVQGSAADIIKLAMLRTDATLEKTDAHLLLQVHDELLVEAPAQAADRVAATMKQLMEEAITLDVPLKVDVGIGKNWAEAH; encoded by the coding sequence ATGACGGATAAGATATATCTCATCGATGGAATGGCCTTCGCGTTCCGCAGCTTCTATGCCATACGCGCGGACCTGACGGACGCGAAGGGCCGCCCCACCAATGCCGTGTACGGGTTCGCGCGAGTGCTGCTCAAGCTGCTGCGCGAGCACGACCCGGCGTACGTCGCCGTTGTCCTCGACGCGCCCGGCGAGACCTTCCGCGACCAGATGTACGCCGCGTACAAGTCAACACGCCGCGAGACGCCGCCGGCGCTGCTGAGCCAGTTTCCCATGATCCGGGAACTGGCCGAGGCCATGAATATCACGACCTTGTGCGTGCCCGGCGTCGAAGCCGACGACGTGATCGGAACGCTGGCGCGCCAAGCGGAGGCGCAAGGCCTCGACGCCGTCATCGTCTCCGGCGACAAGGACCTGCTTCAACTCGTGAGCGACCGCGTTGTGGTGTACGATCCCGGCAAAGGCGATGCGGGCGCATGGCTGAAACGCGAGCAGGTGGTGGAACGCTTCGGCGTGGGGCCGGAGCACGTGCCGGATGCGCTCGCGCTGATCGGCGACACGGCGGACAATGTCCCCGGCGTGCGCGGCATCGGCGAGAAGACCGCGAAGACGCTGCTGGCGAAATACGGGTCGCTCGACAATTTGTACGCCCATCTCGAGGAACTGAAGGGCAAACAGAAAGAGCGCCTCGCCGAAGACCGCGACCAAGCCTACTTCAGCCGCGAACTCGTTACGGTACGCATCGACGTGCCGCTCGATGCCTGTATCGCGGATTGCCGCCGCCGCCCGCCGCAGCCAGACCGCATCATCGAGGTCTTTGGCGCACTCGAGTTTCATTCCCTCGTGAACGAAATACTGCCGGACACGAGCAAGGAATCCAAGAACGAACAGGATTACCGGCTCGTGCTCACGGAGGCGGAGCTGGATCGCGCGCTGGCGGAGATGCGCGCCGCCGGCGAATTCGCCATCGACACGGAGACCACGTCCACCGATCCCATGCGCGCTGAACTGGTCGGCGTCTCGCTCAGCGCAAAGGAAGGCACGGCCTACTACATCCCCGTAGGGCACACGCCGGAGGCGCTGTGCAGGCAGCGTGACCCGGACGACCTCACGTCGATTGAGCAGCTCACGCCCGCGCCAAGGAAGACCGTGCTTGAGCGGTTGCGCCCTCTGCTGGCCGATTCCGCGTTCGGCAAGATCGGCCACAATATCAAGTACGACCTCGTGGTGCTCGCGCGCGCGGGCGCGCCCATGAACGGAATCGCCATGGATACCATGGTTGCGTCCTACTTGACAGACCCCTCGCGGTTAAGGCACAATTTAAATGAAGTCAGCCTCCAGTATCTCCAGCGTAAGCTGATCCCGATAACCGATCTGATCGGCAAGGGTTCTAAGACTATCACCTTTGATCACGTTTCCGTTGACCGTGCGTGCGAGTATGCGTGCGAGGACGCGGATATGGCGCTGCGGCTGGCGGCCGTATTCCGGCCGCTGTTGCGGGAACGCCAGCTGGGGTCTCTGTTCGACAACGTGGAACTTCCCCTGATCCGGGTGCTGGCGCGCATGGAACAGCGGGGCGTGGCCCTGGACCTGAACCTCTTCGCCGCGTTGCGCGAAGAAATGGAAATGCGCCTGGGGGCGCTGGAACGCGAAATAGTTGAATTAGCCGGAGAGCCGTTCAACATCAACTCTCCCAAGCAGCTTCAGGAAATCCTGTTCGGCAAGCTCGGGCTCCGGCCGGGCCGGAAGACAAAGACGGGCTTCTCCACGGATGTGGAGGTGCTGGAAGAACTGGCCCGGGAACATCCGCTGCCGGAAAAAGTGCTCGAATACCGAACGTTGGAGAAGCTGCGCGGAACGTACGTGGACGCGCTGCCCAAACTGGTGCATCCGGAAACAGGGCGCGTGCATACGTCGTTCAACCAGGCCGTGGCAGCCACGGGCCGGCTCTCGAGCAGCGAACCGAACTTGCAGAACATACCGGTTCGCACGGAGATCGGGCGCCGGATCCGGGAGGGATTTGTCCCCGGCGGCAAGGACATGTGTTTGATATCAGCGGACTATTCACAAATCGAGTTGCGCATACTGGCGCATCTGTCGGCTGACAAGAATCTGCGGGATGCCTTCTTTGCGGACGCCGACATCCACCGGGATACCGCTGCCCGCGTCTTTGGCGTAGCGCCGGAGCGCGTCACGCCCGAGATGCGGCGTCAGGCAAAGGCAGTAAACTTTGGCGTTGTGTACGGCATCAGTCCTTTTGGGCTGGCTCGTAACTTGGGCATTGCGCAGACCGATGCGGCGCGTTTCATCGACGCGTACTTCGCGCAGTACCCGCAAGTGCGCGCTTGGCTTGAGGCCACGATCGAGCAGGCCCGCGCCGATGGCTATGTGACGACGCTGCTGCAGCGGCGGCGGTATCTGCCGGAATTGCAGAGCGGAGACATGAACACGCGCCGGGCCGCGGAGCGGGCCGCAATCAACACGCCCGTGCAAGGCAGCGCGGCGGACATCATCAAGCTGGCCATGCTGCGCACGGATGCCACCCTCGAGAAGACGGATGCGCACCTGCTCCTGCAGGTGCATGACGAATTACTGGTGGAGGCGCCGGCGCAGGCCGCGGACCGCGTGGCCGCCACGATGAAACAGCTTATGGAAGAGGCAATAACCCTCGATGTGCCGCTGAAAGTCGATGTGGGCATCGGGAAAAATTGGGCCGAGGCGCATTAG
- the rho gene encoding transcription termination factor Rho yields MQNRGRHNAPYYSRPARVMDVENEEVHLPQPGGPEIAMRDLKTMTMQQLHDTARDLGVDDYANLKKQDLIFVILQRSIEKAGSVYGEGTLEILPDGFGFLRSPDYSYLPGPDDIYVSPSQIRKFALRTGDSIQGHVRPPKEGERYFALLKVESVNGESPEVARERLLFDSLTPLFPDERFRLETVTEEIAPRIVDLIAPIGKGQRGLIVAAPFTGKTVLLQKIANSIVANHPDTYLIVLLIDERPEEVTDMQRSVKGEVVASTFDEPPERHIQVAEMVLEKARRLVEHKRDVVILLDSITRLARAYNTIVPASGKVLSGGVDSNALQRPKRFFGAARKVEEGGSLTILATALVETGSRMDEVIFEEFKGTGNMEIHLDRRLMEKRIFPAIDVQKSRTRREELLLEPEERDRIYLLLRVLSPLETAEATELLIEKLKKTKSNKEFLAMMQKM; encoded by the coding sequence ATGCAGAACCGCGGGCGTCACAACGCGCCGTACTACAGCCGGCCCGCGCGCGTCATGGACGTCGAAAACGAAGAGGTGCATCTGCCCCAGCCCGGCGGTCCCGAGATCGCCATGCGCGATCTCAAGACCATGACGATGCAACAACTGCACGACACGGCCCGCGACCTCGGCGTCGACGACTACGCCAACCTGAAGAAGCAGGACCTGATCTTCGTCATCCTGCAGCGCAGCATCGAGAAGGCGGGATCGGTTTACGGCGAAGGCACGCTCGAAATCCTGCCCGACGGCTTCGGCTTCCTGCGTTCGCCCGACTACTCGTATCTCCCCGGGCCGGACGATATCTACGTGTCTCCGTCGCAGATACGCAAGTTCGCGCTGCGCACCGGAGACAGCATCCAGGGTCACGTGCGCCCGCCCAAGGAAGGCGAGCGCTACTTTGCCTTGCTCAAGGTCGAATCCGTGAACGGCGAGTCGCCGGAAGTCGCCCGCGAGCGGCTGCTCTTCGACAGCCTCACCCCGCTGTTCCCCGATGAACGTTTCCGCCTCGAAACGGTGACCGAAGAGATCGCGCCGCGCATCGTGGACCTGATCGCGCCCATCGGCAAGGGCCAGCGCGGGCTCATCGTCGCCGCGCCGTTCACCGGCAAGACCGTGCTGCTGCAGAAGATCGCCAACAGCATCGTGGCCAACCATCCGGACACGTATCTGATCGTGCTGCTCATCGACGAACGGCCCGAGGAAGTCACGGACATGCAGCGTTCCGTGAAAGGCGAGGTCGTCGCGTCCACCTTCGACGAGCCGCCGGAACGGCACATCCAGGTCGCGGAGATGGTCCTCGAGAAAGCGCGGCGCCTCGTCGAGCACAAGCGCGACGTGGTCATCCTGCTCGACTCGATAACGCGCCTCGCGCGCGCCTACAACACGATCGTGCCCGCGAGCGGCAAGGTGCTGTCGGGCGGCGTCGACTCAAACGCGCTGCAGCGGCCCAAGCGGTTCTTCGGCGCGGCGCGAAAAGTCGAGGAGGGCGGCAGCCTCACGATCCTGGCCACGGCCCTCGTCGAAACCGGCAGCCGCATGGACGAAGTGATCTTTGAAGAGTTCAAGGGCACCGGCAACATGGAAATCCACCTGGACCGGCGCCTGATGGAAAAGCGCATCTTCCCGGCAATTGACGTGCAGAAATCGCGCACCCGCCGCGAAGAACTCCTCCTCGAACCCGAGGAACGCGACCGCATCTACCTGCTGCTGCGCGTCCTGAGCCCGCTCGAAACCGCCGAAGCTACGGAGCTCCTCATCGAAAAGCTCAAGAAGACCAAGAGCAACAAGGAATTCCTCGCGATGATGCAGAAGATGTAA
- a CDS encoding acyl-CoA thioesterase, whose translation MDRSVFRDWVRVAVRWSDMDAYNHVNNAKYMTYLEMGRIQIFRSLAWDGDWQHAAQGPVLGSITCNYRVPVRYPATLEVGTRVGKIGRTSFHFEHGVFFEGTDTLAADARSIVVWIDRAAGKPIEISPDLREKLERLM comes from the coding sequence ATGGACCGATCGGTATTTCGGGACTGGGTGCGCGTCGCCGTGCGTTGGAGCGACATGGACGCCTATAACCACGTAAACAACGCGAAATACATGACGTATCTCGAAATGGGACGCATCCAGATATTCCGGTCGCTGGCGTGGGACGGCGACTGGCAGCATGCCGCGCAAGGGCCGGTGCTCGGGTCAATTACCTGCAATTACCGGGTTCCGGTGCGGTATCCCGCGACGCTTGAAGTCGGCACGCGCGTGGGCAAGATCGGCCGCACTTCGTTCCATTTCGAGCATGGCGTTTTTTTCGAAGGCACGGACACACTGGCCGCGGATGCGCGGTCGATCGTCGTGTGGATCGATCGCGCCGCCGGCAAGCCGATCGAGATTTCGCCGGACTTGCGGGAGAAGCTCGAGCGCCTGATGTAG
- a CDS encoding cytidine/deoxycytidylate deaminase family protein — protein MSEKYERPSWDDYFMEVAHTIAKRATCDRGRSGCVIARDRQLLVTGYVGSPMGFAHCDEAGHQLKQVVHEDGTTTTHCVRTVHAEQNAICQAAKLGVSIRGATLYCRMTPCRVCAMLIINCGIERVVCERRYHAGAESEAMFRQAGVKIEYKYDEVQEYDKQ, from the coding sequence ATGTCTGAGAAATACGAACGTCCCTCGTGGGATGACTACTTCATGGAAGTGGCGCACACCATCGCGAAACGGGCGACATGCGACCGCGGGCGCAGCGGTTGCGTCATCGCGCGGGACCGCCAACTGCTCGTTACGGGGTACGTCGGCTCGCCGATGGGATTCGCCCATTGCGACGAGGCAGGTCATCAACTCAAGCAGGTGGTGCATGAGGATGGAACGACGACGACGCACTGCGTGCGCACCGTGCACGCGGAGCAAAACGCGATCTGCCAGGCGGCCAAGCTTGGCGTGAGCATCCGCGGCGCAACGCTGTACTGCCGCATGACGCCCTGCCGCGTCTGCGCCATGCTCATCATCAACTGCGGCATCGAACGCGTCGTCTGCGAGCGCCGGTACCACGCGGGCGCCGAATCGGAGGCGATGTTCCGCCAGGCCGGAGTGAAGATCGAATACAAGTATGACGAGGTCCAGGAATACGACAAGCAATAG
- a CDS encoding succinylglutamate desuccinylase/aspartoacylase family protein yields MTPGEPPASQQPPAPRRRGRTLVIAGERIRPGQTRELQLRFGATYLGTPVSIPVYVMRARADGPRVFIMGVIHGDELNGIGIVRELLYDQPPKLLKGTLVIIPVANIQGLERHSRYMPDRRDLNRSFPGSPNGSLTRRLAHAIFTEIVAQCDYGIDFHSAALRRTNYPNVRASMRDAGTKRLAKAFGCELIVSSKGPRGSLRYAAVEAGVPTIILEAGEVWKIEPRVVEIGVRGCLNALKDLGMIEGKPEPPSFQLTITKTLWVRSELGGLLGFHVRPGQLVRKNQGLATIYNIFGREQTSLLSPADGIVLGMTTMPMVNPGGVVYHLAALSQRKFEETERKMAVRAATSLYARIQDDLATNITLR; encoded by the coding sequence ATGACGCCTGGTGAACCGCCAGCATCGCAACAGCCGCCAGCGCCGCGCCGGCGCGGCCGCACGCTGGTCATTGCGGGGGAACGCATCCGGCCCGGCCAGACGCGCGAACTGCAGCTGCGTTTTGGCGCCACGTACCTGGGTACGCCGGTGTCGATTCCCGTGTACGTGATGCGGGCGCGCGCCGACGGGCCGCGCGTCTTCATCATGGGCGTGATCCACGGTGACGAATTGAACGGGATCGGCATCGTGCGCGAACTGCTCTACGACCAGCCGCCGAAATTGCTGAAGGGCACGCTGGTGATCATTCCCGTGGCGAATATCCAGGGGCTGGAACGTCACTCGCGCTATATGCCGGACCGGCGCGACTTGAACCGGTCATTCCCCGGCTCGCCGAACGGAAGCCTGACCAGACGCCTGGCCCACGCGATATTTACGGAGATTGTGGCCCAGTGCGACTACGGCATCGATTTCCACAGCGCGGCGCTGCGCCGCACGAACTACCCGAACGTGCGCGCCAGCATGCGCGATGCGGGCACGAAGCGGCTGGCCAAAGCGTTTGGCTGCGAACTTATCGTGAGTTCGAAGGGGCCGCGCGGTTCGCTGCGGTACGCCGCGGTCGAGGCGGGCGTGCCGACGATCATCCTCGAGGCGGGCGAGGTCTGGAAAATCGAGCCGCGCGTGGTCGAGATCGGCGTGCGCGGCTGTCTGAACGCGTTGAAAGACCTGGGCATGATCGAGGGCAAGCCCGAGCCGCCTTCGTTCCAATTGACGATTACAAAGACGCTCTGGGTGCGCTCGGAACTCGGCGGGTTGCTGGGTTTTCATGTGCGGCCGGGCCAACTGGTGCGCAAGAACCAGGGGCTCGCCACGATCTACAACATTTTCGGGCGCGAACAGACATCGTTGCTTTCGCCGGCCGACGGCATCGTGCTCGGCATGACGACCATGCCGATGGTGAATCCCGGCGGCGTCGTGTACCACCTCGCGGCGTTGTCGCAACGGAAGTTCGAGGAGACGGAGCGCAAGATGGCCGTGCGCGCCGCCACGAGCCTCTATGCGCGCATTCAGGATGACCTTGCGACGAACATCACGCTGCGGTAG
- the rimK gene encoding 30S ribosomal protein S6--L-glutamate ligase, with amino-acid sequence MRIAILSRAGRSYSTRRLREAAIARGFEVQVMDTLKFSILIERENPLLFYRHRRVHDFDAVIPRIGASITFFGLAVLRQFEQMGMYVLNDSMAIARSRDKLRAVQMLSRYDIGLPPTAFVRDRDDVLHAIRRVGEVPVIIKLLEGTQGVGVILAETEKVAEAIIQTLHSARQNVLIQKFVRESQGQDIRALVVGDHVVAAMKRKAQPGEFRSNVHRGGSTEAIKLDAEYERTAVRAAQIMGLRVAGVDMLISESGPQVLEVNSSPGFEGIEKATGIDVAGTIIRHLEQQVLFPEVDLRQRLALTGGYGIAEFTVRGMPQLENKALRDTALSAHNIHVMLITRHDQVITNPKADTVIHPGDELLCFGDLHELRMMMPERKRRRRRET; translated from the coding sequence ATGAGAATTGCCATATTGAGCCGCGCCGGGCGCAGCTACAGCACGCGGCGCCTGCGCGAAGCGGCGATTGCGCGCGGTTTCGAAGTCCAGGTGATGGACACGCTGAAGTTCTCGATCCTTATCGAGCGCGAGAACCCCTTGCTGTTCTACCGCCACCGGCGCGTGCACGATTTCGATGCCGTGATTCCGCGCATTGGCGCGTCGATCACGTTTTTCGGGCTCGCGGTGCTCCGTCAATTCGAGCAGATGGGCATGTACGTGCTGAACGACTCGATGGCCATCGCGCGGTCGCGCGATAAGCTGCGCGCCGTGCAGATGTTGAGCCGCTACGACATCGGGCTGCCGCCGACGGCGTTCGTGCGCGACCGCGACGACGTGCTCCACGCGATCCGGCGCGTCGGCGAGGTGCCGGTGATTATCAAGCTGCTCGAAGGCACGCAGGGCGTAGGCGTGATTCTCGCCGAGACGGAAAAGGTGGCGGAAGCGATTATTCAGACGCTGCACAGCGCGCGGCAGAACGTGCTCATCCAGAAGTTTGTGCGGGAAAGCCAGGGGCAGGACATCCGCGCGCTGGTCGTGGGCGATCACGTGGTGGCGGCGATGAAGCGCAAGGCGCAGCCGGGCGAATTCCGCAGCAACGTGCACCGGGGTGGCTCGACGGAGGCGATCAAGCTGGACGCCGAATACGAGAGGACGGCGGTGCGTGCGGCGCAAATCATGGGCCTGCGCGTGGCGGGCGTGGACATGCTGATTTCGGAGAGTGGCCCGCAGGTGCTGGAGGTGAATTCGTCCCCCGGCTTTGAGGGTATCGAGAAGGCGACGGGGATCGACGTTGCGGGCACGATCATCCGGCACCTCGAACAGCAGGTCCTGTTCCCCGAGGTCGACTTGCGGCAGCGGCTTGCGCTTACCGGCGGCTACGGCATCGCCGAATTCACCGTGCGCGGGATGCCGCAACTCGAGAACAAGGCGCTGCGCGACACCGCGCTTTCCGCGCATAACATCCATGTGATGCTTATCACGAGGCATGACCAGGTCATTACAAACCCGAAGGCGGACACCGTGATCCATCCGGGCGACGAACTGCTCTGTTTCGGCGACCTTCATGAGCTGCGCATGATGATGCCCGAGCGCAAGCGCCGCCGCCGCAGGGAAACGTAG
- a CDS encoding ATP-dependent zinc protease, whose translation MSVRPESKHPDSRTVIGWSEYVDFPEWGILGVRAKVDTGARTSALHVEDIEALGDGQVRFHVVTGRKRPFRRTAVCAKVVKWGRVRSSSGHYTVRCFVKTRIRVGPVEKEVELSLVSREKMLYRMLLGRRALTRDFLVDVSRRRMLGGRRRAKKQRKKTNSP comes from the coding sequence GTGAGCGTCAGACCGGAAAGCAAGCATCCCGACTCCCGGACGGTCATCGGGTGGTCGGAGTATGTCGATTTTCCGGAGTGGGGCATTCTCGGGGTGCGTGCGAAGGTGGACACGGGCGCGCGGACGAGCGCGCTGCATGTCGAGGACATCGAAGCGTTGGGCGACGGTCAGGTGCGGTTTCACGTGGTGACGGGGCGGAAGCGGCCGTTCCGCCGCACGGCGGTGTGCGCGAAGGTGGTGAAATGGGGGCGCGTGCGTTCGAGCAGCGGGCATTATACGGTTCGCTGTTTTGTTAAGACCCGTATCCGCGTGGGTCCCGTTGAGAAAGAGGTCGAACTGTCTCTGGTTTCGCGGGAAAAGATGCTGTACCGGATGTTGCTGGGCCGGCGCGCGCTTACGCGGGATTTCCTGGTGGATGTCAGCCGGCGCCGGATGCTTGGCGGGCGGCGCAGGGCCAAGAAGCAGCGAAAGAAGACCAACTCCCCATGA
- a CDS encoding DUF2442 domain-containing protein translates to MAVTFADGTRKTYDCTPLLTEGVFAPLKDDAFFRCVEADPHGYGVVWSADIDLAESELWIHGL, encoded by the coding sequence TTGGCCGTAACCTTCGCCGACGGCACGCGCAAAACCTATGATTGCACTCCCCTCCTCACGGAAGGAGTTTTCGCCCCGTTGAAGGATGATGCCTTCTTCCGCTGCGTCGAGGCGGACCCTCATGGCTATGGCGTGGTGTGGAGCGCCGATATCGACCTCGCGGAATCCGAGCTTTGGATTCACGGCCTGTAG
- a CDS encoding dehydrogenase, which produces MTKKLVVDPKVCRKPGMVDLGDIPVNQYRKTIKQELKSDTGITLERCVRVYRDMAVIREFEMMLDTIKKLGEYEGIAYNHAGPAHLSIGQEGAAVGECVHLTVEDHIFGSHRSHGEIIAKGLRAVEELCGGSLTEVMESYFSGAILKVVQAHEPDWEGLSLKAKGQRKPFFKTVEEEELGIDFLLYGLLAEIFGRATGFNKGMGGSMHAFFVPFGVYPANAIVGGSADIATGSALCRKIRRKPGVTVANIGDASVACGPVWEAMNFAAMAQYETLWEPECRGGLPIIYNFMDNFYGMGGQPIGETAGFDRLARVGAALNSRNMNAEVVDGNNPLALADAYRRKLEVIRKDLGPVLLDVLCYRQSGHSPSDQSAYRVREEIDMWREVDPLIEFGDKLVDAGVLTSADLETVRAYAKRKVLKACKLAVSAETSPRMVLTPHTGVAELMFSNKEETELPGLERPEDVLLSTEANPRVQAIAKKSRSGVDAGGAVLKASKAVTFGEALFEAILHHFHHDSRLAAWGEENRDWGGAFAVYQSLTETLPYRRLFNSPISEAAIVGTAVGFAMEGGRPLVELMYCDFMGRAGDEVFNQLPKWQAMSGGLLTMPVVLRVSVGAKYGAQHSQDWTALCAHVPGLKVVFPATPYSAKGLMASALAGSDPVVFFESQRLYNQVEIYRAEGVPAEYYRLPIGEPAVIQEGSDLTILTFGATLYRAMDAAKRFESEFGISVEVIDGQTLVPFNYAPLVASVKKTGKVILASDACERGSYLHTIAGQLTQIAFDELDAPPCVIGAFNWIVPPAEMEEQYFPMPFSFLDAYHQQIAPLPGYTPRITRTPEEFIALNRRGV; this is translated from the coding sequence ATGACGAAGAAGTTGGTTGTCGATCCGAAGGTATGCCGCAAGCCGGGTATGGTTGACCTCGGGGATATTCCCGTCAATCAGTATCGCAAGACCATAAAACAGGAATTGAAATCGGATACGGGCATTACGCTCGAGCGGTGCGTGCGCGTCTACCGCGACATGGCGGTGATACGCGAGTTCGAGATGATGCTCGACACGATCAAGAAGCTGGGCGAGTACGAGGGCATCGCGTACAACCACGCGGGCCCGGCGCACCTGTCCATCGGCCAGGAAGGCGCGGCGGTGGGCGAATGCGTGCACCTGACGGTTGAGGATCACATCTTCGGCAGCCACCGCAGCCATGGCGAGATCATCGCGAAGGGGTTGCGCGCGGTCGAGGAACTGTGCGGCGGCTCGCTCACGGAAGTCATGGAGTCCTATTTCAGCGGCGCGATCCTGAAGGTCGTGCAAGCGCACGAGCCGGACTGGGAAGGGCTGAGCCTGAAGGCGAAAGGCCAGCGCAAGCCGTTTTTCAAGACCGTCGAAGAGGAAGAACTCGGCATCGATTTCCTGCTGTACGGCCTGCTCGCGGAAATCTTCGGGCGCGCGACAGGCTTCAACAAGGGCATGGGCGGGTCCATGCACGCGTTCTTCGTGCCGTTCGGCGTGTATCCCGCGAACGCGATTGTGGGCGGCAGCGCCGATATCGCGACGGGCTCGGCATTGTGCCGGAAAATCCGGCGCAAGCCCGGCGTGACCGTGGCGAACATCGGCGATGCATCGGTGGCGTGCGGGCCGGTCTGGGAAGCGATGAATTTTGCCGCAATGGCGCAATACGAGACGCTGTGGGAACCGGAATGCCGCGGCGGGCTGCCGATTATTTACAATTTCATGGACAACTTCTACGGCATGGGCGGGCAGCCCATCGGCGAAACGGCGGGATTCGACCGGCTGGCCCGGGTCGGCGCGGCGCTGAATTCGCGCAACATGAACGCCGAGGTCGTGGACGGCAATAACCCGCTTGCGCTCGCGGACGCCTACCGCCGCAAACTCGAAGTCATCCGGAAGGACCTTGGGCCGGTATTGCTCGACGTGCTCTGCTACCGGCAATCGGGCCATTCGCCGAGCGACCAGTCGGCCTACCGCGTGCGCGAAGAGATCGACATGTGGCGCGAGGTGGACCCGCTCATCGAGTTTGGCGACAAGCTGGTCGACGCGGGTGTGCTCACCAGCGCGGACCTGGAAACCGTCCGCGCGTACGCAAAGCGGAAAGTGCTCAAGGCGTGCAAGCTCGCCGTGAGCGCCGAGACCTCGCCGCGCATGGTCCTGACACCGCACACGGGCGTGGCGGAATTGATGTTCTCGAACAAGGAAGAGACGGAACTGCCCGGGCTCGAGCGGCCCGAGGACGTGCTCCTTTCGACGGAGGCCAATCCGCGCGTCCAGGCGATTGCGAAGAAGTCGCGCAGCGGCGTGGACGCCGGCGGGGCCGTGCTCAAGGCGTCGAAGGCGGTGACGTTCGGCGAGGCGCTGTTCGAGGCGATCCTGCACCATTTCCACCACGATTCGCGGCTCGCGGCCTGGGGCGAGGAAAACCGCGACTGGGGCGGCGCGTTCGCCGTGTATCAAAGCCTGACCGAAACGCTGCCCTACCGGCGGCTCTTCAATTCGCCCATCAGCGAGGCGGCCATCGTGGGGACGGCGGTCGGCTTCGCGATGGAAGGCGGGCGCCCGCTCGTCGAGTTGATGTACTGCGACTTTATGGGCCGCGCCGGCGACGAAGTGTTCAACCAGTTGCCCAAGTGGCAGGCCATGTCCGGCGGATTGCTGACGATGCCCGTCGTGCTGCGCGTGTCCGTGGGCGCGAAATACGGCGCGCAGCATTCGCAGGACTGGACCGCGCTCTGCGCGCACGTGCCGGGGCTGAAAGTGGTGTTCCCCGCGACGCCGTACAGCGCGAAGGGGCTCATGGCGTCCGCGCTTGCGGGCAGCGACCCGGTCGTGTTCTTCGAGAGCCAGCGCCTGTACAACCAGGTCGAAATATACCGGGCCGAAGGCGTGCCCGCGGAGTACTACCGCCTGCCCATTGGCGAACCGGCCGTCATCCAGGAAGGCTCGGACCTCACCATCCTTACCTTCGGCGCAACGCTGTACCGCGCCATGGACGCCGCGAAGCGGTTCGAGAGCGAATTCGGCATCTCCGTCGAAGTGATCGACGGGCAGACGCTCGTGCCGTTCAATTACGCGCCGCTCGTCGCGTCGGTGAAGAAGACGGGCAAGGTCATCCTCGCGAGCGACGCCTGCGAACGCGGCAGTTACCTGCACACCATCGCCGGGCAATTGACACAGATCGCGTTCGACGAACTCGACGCGCCGCCCTGCGTCATCGGCGCGTTCAACTGGATCGTGCCGCCCGCCGAGATGGAAGAGCAATATTTCCCGATGCCGTTCAGCTTCCTCGACGCGTACCACCAGCAGATCGCGCCGCTGCCCGGCTACACCCCGCGCATTACGCGCACGCCGGAGGAGTTCATCGCGCTGAACAGGCGGGGGGTGTGA